The Theileria orientalis strain Shintoku DNA, chromosome 3, complete genome genome window below encodes:
- a CDS encoding DEAD/DEAH-like helicase: MDNNPFSQSSTDLNLDESVSRYSSDVVRESSTTLDSISENIYDIGSLKISHDSLGISSFGVINPSSVKSILDNNNYSPQKRLMLWHSLCSPEYLDIFSSLGVSDTTTLIHGESLIVYVCCLAHKEGHNLFEISSGLQTLQFTYRVDRFLSSLIKSGCSIKLVFFDIFKNVFDPTFAVSEEDDSFFDGFLYYRQLILCYLKQKEIPYLVFDNWLTDSRFFDYLSDNEPACILLEDGSSFVYVFDTVYELLEQHSEGAVNAENNEKYAEYLSNQIKVDRYCNVVYTLITQSLFNSLSVAYLFDITHNSHDVKAFMSFSSNVHPPSGLHQQSSKLVLEQFGTSDTSETLGLANDLVVDLYHEVCKLVDGRVTLRDVLACNYLREFIRLTSSSDEVDEENVQLFMLTFKCLMLHNYMIENMSLRDRCTKKVDVSSWSFYTELVTATLDFMCCYSNQVFDSLFKMSDESLSHMDRLDGSVSDVFDGNLFSTLMYLLCDHASKHDDQVDESFIPLDEKALTKIDKLYRNFTKDEASRFFPIKMDKLDYLYVGTEGSGGPGDSQDDSDGHGTPESSIGEKERRNAGTLERAASTEHTNHVDAKLANHIAGEGDKTSEGTGASADGSLATDYRYLKEIRNKYLFLNNSFINLYYKFEEKNRHWVKAKPMDKLVMMDKYNWRDPCTISERLESIDFYLNFAMKDDEKDMTNFAIRRNLQHKSKFSFALAKYLGSSNLHHPIVIKLEHHWLHIKYLSLMAYSKTLSSVAQTPKESGRPTKQSKQASKQTKETKSGQKDKLSKAELLKLKNTELQENKKLESDTNTLTRLELKLAQMFNNDKSFADMYTNILENTDGPNRAVDLLTDFKWVKSILSTKSVQLMYIYKLIQKLYNCFSSYRLRIVKNSPNSFRKLLSIVLRLIFVYYNQYHQLMPKEIALYLYMFLYQLNFKKYASNLVKTYNAYQREAVVSDPKPEKTGKKGGKKGASTSVKEEKQEDVSKNVISQKEMDKVHRECAQWDFAIFDDCESNYMLCYMGDLFERTLGSTNDPRVLFRPDAWQKMLLDVVDARESALVVAPTSTGKTYICYYAMEQVLRVDDHGMVIFVAPTNALALQVTYEITARFSNKYYTNPNLALSSIFLEKFHDRKWNASQILVTVPNILEKLLTSMRTNESNFASRLEYIIFDEVHCISDVGLGTFMERCIHLIPCPFLALSATIGNAVQFHKWLTKIATYNNPCAGSSMDGEAPFNKVHFIQFDERYSDLKLEIYSPGTDHVDSIGSKSTREKNKLLPFNPVCCMSYNSLVANGFPNDVYLTPYDCYVMFQALMMTANERGHKIAETFEYLDPRNYFVGCTLITKRQYRYYLETFKIEFTNQINLRNIDAETYQHLLCNINLLSNGANMSEFDGLHKLYPLLQPKEVLSHVTEKRLEKPLVDQDNTQTTSDTINGVGEADLSGQAGVAEGVSEKAVCEGAGPYPISDNTSEGVSVIGNRDNAASDVASVATNADNAGSRMVSRYSSAKTDDVFNFLNDEDGLEYLNETAFYDMLRKLQSSKRLPCLVFILDRNVMEHVLLNVVKLVLRLQWEKFFGTPERTLHTKMQNKARMDKYNMLLKQYEAEKKMRASASKEQREIEGITNNIELELPAEPIDVSQEYDPEFYFYNRRTYANYSDEIEKFISVAATSIKDRKNANLYIEALKRGIGIHHEGFPHKFTMLTETLLRLGFLNVIISSRSLALGINVPCKSVLFCGDNYELTPLMFKQMSGRCGRRGFDLSGHVIFWSISKKRIKQLLHTNLPTLTTNFNNINTSMLLSILSSFYTLIIKSNSAQGGLSLGFLNKKSDDYLDIREELIATSRKLSIEPKLLVQRLSSLLNNSLNHFTSRRSEKDDRTKIVLLVRIVLEILLNCGMVDENGLIRGCYELALLMRDIHPSNILLSRLVQNSTFTKLLERYSALSGSSEEGVDASFHLLEMLVTLVYRKKEMSNVLNLRRLVSANVRNGTNGPSVKGAFRAENATSCQVAYPDTFPLLPYNATLQKHIDYYNQMVLTTTAKYLKPQRVGADSPSDRSGADGHANSTHPSNSTGLVNSLDQTSRPEHASRSEGANSTDHASPSEHANNTDSANSSEHANRLENLFDKYSQRNLYRSESDLSNDHINIGGVVKQVRTCHELSDTLFELTHDLVPTIEGSFCTIVQLDSKFNQVKRLTTTFDNSYICDYFTHGRYSMLRDANGLGQYAWDYLKKFITFLQHFKFVLKTYTSHLSTDDILFKNVRYILDKIEPMFNRI, from the coding sequence ATGGATAACAATCCTTTTTCTCAATCTTCAACTGATTTGAATCTTGACGAATCTGTATCCAGATACAGTAGTGACGTTGTAAGAGAATCCAGCACAACGCTGGATTCAATTTCAGAAAATATTTACGATATAGGTTCTCTTAAGATTTCACATGATAGTTTGGGTATATCCTCGTTCGGAGTCATCAATCCATCCTCAGTCAAGTCAATTCTGGACAACAACAACTATTCTCCTCAGAAAAGGTTGATGTTATGGCACTCGTTATGTTCTCCAGAATATCTTGATATTTTCTCGTCTCTAGGTGTCAGTGATACGACGACCCTGATTCACGGAGAATCGCTTATCGTCTACGTCTGCTGTTTGGCACATAAGGAAGGCCATAACCTGTTTGAAATTTCGAGCGGACTCCAGACGCTTCAGTTTACATATCGAGTTGATAGATTCCTCTCGAGTTTGATTAAATCGGGGTGCTCAATTAAGTTGGTGTTTTTTGACATCTTCAAGAACGTTTTCGATCCGACGTTTGCAGTTTCGGAGGAGGACGACTCGTTTTTTGATGGGTTCTTATACTATAGGCAGCTAATACTGTGCTATCTTAAGCAGAAGGAGATTCCATACCTAGTCTTTGATAACTGGCTGACAGATAGTAGGTTCTTCGACTATTTATCGGACAATGAGCCAGCGTGTATACTATTGGAGGACGGGTCATCGTTTGTATACGTGTTTGACACAGTTTATGAGCTTTTGGAGCAGCACTCGGAAGGCGCAGTGAACGCGGAGAACAATGAGAAGTACGCAGAGTACCTGTCTAACCAGATAAAGGTGGACAGGTACTGCAACGTGGTATACACACTGATCACGCAAAGCCTGTTCAATAGCCTGTCAGTAGCCTACCTGTTCGACATCACACACAACTCACACGATGTCAAGGCGTTCATGTCGTTCTCGTCGAACGTGCACCCGCCGAGTGGGCTGCACCAGCAGTCGTCAAAGCTGGTGCTGGAGCAGTTCGGAACGAGCGACACCTCTGAAACACTGGGGCTCGCAAATGACCTGGTAGTGGACCTGTATCACGAAGTTTGTAAACTGGTGGACGGAAGAGTGACTTTGAGAGATGTACTGGCCTGTAACTACCTGAGGGAGTTCATTAGACTGACAAGCTCAAGCGACGAGGTGGACGAGGAGAACGTGCAGCTGTTCATGCTGACGTTCAAGTGTTTGATGCTGCACAACTACATGATAGAGAACATGAGTCTGAGGGACAGGTGCACGAAAAAGGTAGACGTGTCGTCATGGAGCTTCTACACTGAGCTTGTGACGGCGACACTTGACTTCATGTGCTGCTACTCAAACCAGGTTTTCGACAGTCTGTTTAAGATGAGCGACGAGAGCCTGAGTCACATGGACAGGCTGGACGGGTCAGTGAGTGACGTGTTCGACGGAAACCTGTTCAGCACACTCATGTATCTGTTATGTGACCACGCATCGAAACACGATGACCAGGTGGATGAGAGCTTCATACCCCTCGACGAGAAGGCACTCACGAAGATTGATAAGTTATATCGCAACTTTACGAAGGATGAAGCGAGTAGGTTCTTCCcaataaaaatggataaGCTGGACTATCTGTACGTAGGTACTGAAGGTTCAGGTGGACCAGGAGATAGTCAGGATGACTCAGACGGTCATGGGACGCCTGAGTCATCCATCGGAGAGAAGGAAAGGAGGAACGCAGGCACGTTGGAAAGGGCAGCGTCAACAGAACACACAAATCACGTTGACGCAAAGTTGGCTAACCACATagcaggagaaggagaTAAAACGAGCGAAGGAACTGGAGCTTCTGCAGATGGATCGCTGGCAACCGATTACAGGTACCTCAAGGAGATAAGAAACAAGTATCTCTTCTTAAACAACTCATTCATCAACCTGTACTATAAATTCGAAGAAAAAAACCGGCACTGGGTGAAAGCGAAACCCATGGATAAGCTGGTTATGATGGACAAGTATAACTGGAGAGACCCGTGTACGATATCTGAGAGGCTGGAGTCGATAGACTTCTACCTCAATTTCGCAATGAAAGATGACGAAAAGGACATGACGAATTTCGCAATAAGGAGGAACCTGCAGCACAAGAGTAAGTTCTCGTTCGCACTGGCGAAGTACCTGGGCTCGAGTAACCTGCACCACCCAATAGTGATAAAGCTGGAGCACCACTGGCTGCACATCAAGTACCTGTCCCTGATGGCGTACTCGAAGACGCTGTCGTCAGTGGCGCAGACGCCGAAGGAGTCAGGAAGACCGACGAAGCAGTCGAAGCAGGCGAGTAAGCAGACAAAGGAGACGAAGAGCGGACAGAAGGACAAGCTGAGTAAGGCGGAGCTGCttaagctgaagaacaCGGAGCTGCAGGAAaacaagaagctggaaaGCGACACGAACACGCTGACGAGGCTGGAGCTTAAGCTCGCGCAGATGTTCAACAACGACAAGAGCTTCGCAGACATGTACACGAACATCCTGGAGAACACGGACGGGCCGAACAGAGCAgtggacctgctgacgGACTTCAAGTGGGTGAAGAGCATCCTCTCGACGAAGAGCGTGCAGCTGATGTACATCTACAAGCTGATACAGAAGCTGTACAACTGCTTCTCAAGCTACAGACTGAGAATCGTTAAAAACTCGCCAAACTCGTTTAGAAAGCTGCTCTCAATAGTGCTGAGGCTTATCTTCGTGTACTACAACCAGTACCACCAGCTGATGCCGAAGGAGATAGCGCTGTACCTGTACATGTTCCTGTACCAGTTGAACTTTAAGAAGTACGCGAGCAACCTTGTGAAAACGTACAACGCATACCAGCGTGAAGCAGTAGTATCGGACCCGAAGCCAGAGAAGACGGGAAAGAAAGGAGGGAAGAAGGGAGCGAGTACGTCggtgaaggaggagaagcagGAGGACGTGTCGAAAAATGTGATATCCCAGAAGGAAATGGATAAGGTGCACAGAGAGTGCGCGCAGTGGGACTTCGCGATCTTTGACGACTGCGAGTCGAACTACATGCTCTGCTACATGGGAGACCTGTTCGAGAGGACACTGGGAAGCACGAATGATCCGAGAGTGCTCTTTAGACCTGACGCGTGGCAGAAGATGCTGCTGGACGTGGTGGACGCGCGAGAGTCGGCGCTGGTGGTGGCGCCGACGTCGACGGGGAAGACGTACATCTGCTACTACGCAATGGAGCAGGTGCTGAGAGTGGACGACCACGGAATGGTGATCTTCGTGGCGCCGACAAACGCACTGGCGCTTCAGGTGACCTACGAGATTACAGCAAGGTTCAGCAACAAGTACTACACGAACCCGAACCTGGCGTTGAGCTCGATCTTCCTGGAAAAGTTCCACGACCGCAAGTGGAACGCGAGTCAGATACTGGTGACGGTGCCAAACATCctggagaagctgctgacATCGATGAGGACGAACGAGTCGAACTTCGCGAGCAGGCTGGAGTACATCATCTTCGACGAGGTGCACTGCATCTCGGACGTGGGCCTGGGCACGTTCATGGAGCGCTGCATACACCTGATCCCGTGCCCATTCCTGGCGCTGTCAGCGACCATCGGGAACGCAGTGCAGTTCCACAAGTGGCTGACGAAGATTGCGACCTACAATAACCCGTGCGCAGGCTCGAGCATGGACGGAGAGGCGCCCTTCAACAAGGTGCACTTCATCCAGTTCGACGAACGCTACTCggacctgaagctggagatATACTCGCCGGGCACAGACCACGTTGACAGCATCGGCTCAAAGTCGACCAGGGAGAAGAACAAGCTGCTGCCCTTCAACCCGGTGTGTTGCATGAGCTACAACAGCCTGGTGGCAAACGGGTTCCCAAACGACGTGTACCTGACGCCCTACGACTGCTACGTGATGTTCCAGGCGCTCATGATGACGGCGAACGAGAGAGGGCATAAAATCGCAGAGACATTCGAGTACCTGGACCCGAGAAACTACTTCGTGGGCTGCACGCTGATAACGAAGAGGCAGTATCGCTACTACCTGGAGACGTTCAAGATCGAGTTCACGAATCAGATAAACCTGAGGAACATTGACGCGGAAACGTACCAGCACCTGCTGTGTAACATAAACCTGCTGAGCAACGGAGCGAACATGTCGGAGTTTGACGGCCTGCATAAGCTGTACCCGCTGCTGCAGCCGAAGGAGGTGCTGAGTCACGTGACGGAAAAAAGGCTGGAAAAGCCGTTGGTAGACCAGGATAACACGCAGACGACGTCAGATACGATCAACGGAGTGGGTGAGGCTGACCTGAGCGGGCAAGCGGGAGTAGCGGAGGGAGTGTCTGAAAAGGCAGTCTGCGAGGGAGCAGGGCCGTACCCGATATCGGATAACACGTCTGAAGGAGTGAGTGTGATTGGCAACAGGGACAACGCGGCCTCAGACGTGGCAAGTGTGGCAACAAACGCGGACAACGCAGGCAGCAGGATGGTGAGCCGGTACAGCTCGGCGAAGACCGACGACGTGTTCAACTTCCTGAACGACGAAGACGGACTGGAGTACCTTAACGAAACAGCGTTCTACGACATGCTGAGGAAGCTGCAGAGCAGCAAGAGGCTGCCGTGCCTGGTCTTCATACTGGACCGCAACGTGATGGAGCACGTGCTGCTGAACGTGGTGAAGCTGGTGCTAAGGCTGCAGTGGGAAAAGTTCTTCGGGACGCCCGAAAGGACGCTGCACACAAAGATGCAGAACAAGGCGCGCATGGACAAGTACAACATGCTCCTGAAGCAGTACGAAGcggagaagaagatgagaGCGAGCGCGTCGAAGGAGCAGCGCGAAATCGAGGGAATCACGAACAACATAGAGCTGGAGCTGCCTGCGGAGCCGATCGACGTCTCGCAGGAGTACGACCCGGAGTTCTACTTCTACAACCGAAGGACGTACGCGAACTACAGCGACGAGATCGAAAAGTTCATCAGCGTGGCGGCGACGAGCATCAAGGACCGGAAGAACGCGAACCTGTACATCGAGGCGCTGAAGAGGGGGATAGGAATACACCACGAGGGCTTCCCGCACAAGTTCACCATGCTCACGGAGACGCTGCTGAGGCTGGGATTCCTGAACGTGATCATCAGCAGCAGGTCGCTGGCGCTGGGAATAAACGTGCCCTGCAAGTCAGTGCTCTTCTGCGGAGACAACTACGAGCTCACGCCGCTGATGTTCAAGCAGATGTCGGGGCGCTgcggaagaagaggattCGACCTCTCGGGACACGTGATCTTCTGGTCAAtctcgaagaagaggatcaagcagctgctgcacaCGAACCTGCCGACGCTCACGACGAACTTCAACAACATTAACACGTCGATGCTGCTCTCGATACTCTCCTCATTCTACACGCTCATCATCAAGTCGAACTCTGCGCAGGGCGGCCTGAGCCTGGGCTTCCTGAACAAGAAGTCGGACGACTACCTGGACATCAGGGAGGAGCTGATCGCGACGAGCAGGAAGCTGTCGATAGAGccgaagctgctggtgcaGAGGCTCTCCTCGCTGCTCAACAACAGCCTGAACCACTTCACCTCCAGGAGGTCGGAGAAGGACGACCGGACGAAGATCGTGCTCCTCGTCAGGATCGTCCTCGAGATCCTGCTCAACTGCGGCATGGTCGACGAGAACGGGCTCATCCGCGGCTGCTACGAGCTCGCACTCCTGATGCGCGACATTCACCCCTCGAACATCCTGCTCTCGAGGCTCGTGCAGAACTCGACCTTCACGAAGCTGCTCGAACGCTACTCGGCGCTCAGCGGCTCGAGCGAGGAGGGCGTGGACGCGAGCTTCCACCTGCTCGAAATGCTCGTCACCCTGGTCTATaggaagaaggagatgAGCAACGTGCTCAACCTCAGGCGCCTCGTGAGCGCGAATGTGAGGAACGGCACAAACGGTCCGAGCGTCAAGGGCGCGTTCAGGGCTGAGAACGCGACCTCGTGCCAGGTTGCGTACCCGGACACGTTTCCGCTGCTGCCGTACAACGCGACGCTCCAGAAGCACATCGACTACTACAACCAGATGGTGCTGACGACGACGGcgaagtacctgaagccgCAGAGAGTGGGAGCGGATTCCCCGAGTGACCGGAGTGGCGCCGATGGCCACGCTAACAGCACGCATCCCTCAAACAGTACAGGCCTTGTTAACAGTTTAGACCAAACTAGCCGACCAGAGCACGCCAGCCGATCAGAGGGTGCAAACAGTACAGACCATGCCAGCCCATCAGAACACGCAAACAACACCGATAGCGCCAACAGCTCAGAACACGCAAACAGACTGGAAAACCTGTTTGACAAGTACAGCCAGAGGAACCTCTACCGCTCCGAGTCGGACCTATCGAACGACCACATCAACATCGGGGGCGTCGTGAAGCAGGTGCGCACCTGCCACGAGCTGAGCGACACGCTCTTCGAGCTCACGCACGACCTCGTGCCCACGATCGAGGGCAGCTTCTGCACAATCGTTCAGCTGGACAGCAAGTTCAACCAGGTGAAGCGCCTCACCACCACCTTCGACAACTCGTACATCTGCGACTACTTCACCCACGGCAGGTACTCCATGCTCAGGGACGCGAACGGGCTCGGCCAGTACGCCTGGGACtacctgaagaagttcaTCACGTTCCTCCAGCACTTCAAGTTCGTCCTCAAGACGTACACGTCGCACCTGAGCACCGACGACATTCTGTTCAAGAACGTGCGATACATCCTCGACAAGATAGAGCCCATGTTTAACAGAATTTAA
- a CDS encoding Ras-related GTPase, translating into MPRRKSILKIIILGDSGVGKTSLMNQFINKRFTNQYRATIGADFLTMEMTVDDKEVTLQIWDTAGQERFQSLGKAFYRGADCCMLVYDTTNQKTFESIESWKSEFLIQVDPKDPDSFPFALVGNKIDDVENKKVSTNKALSWCKANNDIPHFETSAKTSHNVTNAFNEIAKRAIIRDNQDDEVYIPDTLLLDQRNVQQVSGNCSRGLTSMVGCQN; encoded by the exons ATGCCGAGGAGGAAGTCCAtacttaaaattataattctCGGAGATAGTGG GGTAGGAAAGACATCCCTGATGAACcagtttataaataaaagattCACGAATCAGTACAGAGCTACAA TTGGAGCtgattttttaacaatgGAAATGACCGTCGATGACAAGGAAGTCACGCTTCAG ATTTGGGACACAGCTGGCCAGGAAAGGTTCCAGAGCTTGGGGAAGGCCTTCTACCGGGGAGCAGACTGTTGTATGCTGGTCTACGACACCACAAACCAGAAAACGTTCGAGTCCATAGAGTCGTGGAAGTCCGAGTTTTTGATTCAGGTGGACCCCAAGGATCCGGATTCTTTTCCGTTCGCCTTGGTTGGAAACAAAATAGACGACGTTGAGAACAAGAAGGTTAGCACAAACAAGGCCCTAAGCTGGTGTAAGGCCAACAACGACATTCCTCACTTTGAAACGAG CGCAAAGACGTCTCACAACGTCACGAACGCATTTAATGAAATCGCAAAGCGTGCCATAATCAGGGACAATCAGGACGACGAGGTTTACATTCCTGACACCCTGCTTTTGGATCAAAGAAACGTACAAC